Below is a window of Photobacterium atrarenae DNA.
GTAAGTGTTCAGAAACAGCGTCGGAAAAATGCTTGAGAACAAGGCCGAATTTTTCGATAAGTAGTGATTCTACAATCAAAAATTCTAACGCAGTTATCGAGCATTTTAACAAGCTAGGATGACCAGTTATTTACTACGATTGGTATTATACGGCTTCAAGCAAAATTTTCGAATCATCGTTTCCGTTCAGGAAAGATTCATTCAACCAGTAGGTGCCTTGCTCAATGTCATCTTCGTTTTTTGCGCTTAATAGCAGCAGGCTACCGATTTCAAATTGCGCTTCGGCATCACCATTTTGGGCGGACTTCTCAAACAGGCCCTGGGCGCGCACCAGATCCTGGTTGCAGTGCTTGCCCTGCTGGTAGAGGGAGGCCAGGCAAAGCTGGGCATAGCTGTCACCAAATGTATCAGCCAGCTCCAAATAATAGATGGCGTTACGATAATCCTTTGAATTCAGATAAAATTGATACATGAATTCCGCGATATCACTATTTTCTGATGCGGCTTTTTTTAGTTCGGATTGTTGCTGTTCAGAAAGTGAACCAGCAGATAATTGCTGCTCAATTTCCTCAATGGATAATTGGGGTGTGTTGTTGTTCATAACTCGTTCAGCCAAGGAAAGTGAGCGGG
It encodes the following:
- a CDS encoding tetratricopeptide repeat protein, which codes for MNNNTPQLSIEEIEQQLSAGSLSEQQQSELKKAASENSDIAEFMYQFYLNSKDYRNAIYYLELADTFGDSYAQLCLASLYQQGKHCNQDLVRAQGLFEKSAQNGDAEAQFEIGSLLLLSAKNEDDIEQGTYWLNESFLNGNDDSKILLEAV